AATCTGATGCACAAAATGTCCAGGTCATTCGCATTTTAAGCAGTGACCCGCAGCATTATTTAGACGAGCGCTTATGTCCAGGTGCCAAAATTTCTTGTGCCAGCATTGAAGGATTGTCATCAAACTATTAGGATATTATGGTATAATAAGGATACCAAGCTTAAGCAGCCAATGAAGGCTGCTTTCTTCCTTTTGTGGGGAATTTTCTAATGCATTGTGTTTGATAAAGCAAAAGGTTGATAATGATGATAGTACAACACTATATAGACAGGTGATAAGATGGCGAAGAAAAAGAGAAGATCAAAAAAACGAGATAATCATTTAAAACAAACCGTACAATATGAACTTACCGCGCTTGCATTATTAGCGCTTGCAATTATATCAATAGCTAAATTGGGAGCTGTTGGAGAAGCAGCCGTACTATTTTTCCGATTCTGGATGGGTGAATGGTACATGCTAAGCTTGATTGGTCTGGTTATTTTAAGTGTGTATCTTATGTGGAAACGAACCATCCCTTTTATTTTTCATATTAAATTAA
This Neobacillus sp. YX16 DNA region includes the following protein-coding sequences:
- a CDS encoding YlzJ-like family protein, whose translation is MILYTMMPQELIYPNDPEAFNRQQTVTYQGVSMIVEQSDAQNVQVIRILSSDPQHYLDERLCPGAKISCASIEGLSSNY